GCCCAGTCTGAAagatatataaaattagaatagatGAAGAATAGGTGCAGAAGAATTGAGGCTGTCTATATTCCATATACCAGTGTTTGGCTGTTGCGAGGTGCTTACGCTATGGACTGTggttccccttccctctttccccccaCTCTCCAGGTGTTGTGGGAGTCAACTGGCCGTACCTATTGGGTACACTGGCACATGCTCGAGATCCTGGGCTTTGAGGAAGACATTGAGGTTGTGGTTGAGACTGCTGAGTACCCGGGGGCAGTGGTCAGTGGCGCACTGGGTGTAGGTGAGCTCTGGGAGAGGTCAGTTCTGAGCAGAGAAGCAGCGTTCTAGGTGGGTGGTCAGTGACATGGCCATGCCCCATTTTTTACAGCCCCGCCCTCTAGGCACTGGAAGCCCATCACTGAGCTCTTTGCTCTGCCTTATGTGGTACCTGAGGAGGAAGACACGGAAGAGAGTGAGCACCTGACCCAGGCTGAGTGGTGGGAGCTCCTCTTTTTCATCAAGAAGTTAAGTGCAGCAGACCGTCAGCAAGTTGTGCAGCTCCTGCAGGACAACGTGGATGGGGAGGTAGGCATTCCTCAGCAGTGTCCCAGCAGGTCTGGAAAAGCTTGGGCGGGGAAGCCGAGGTCAGACAGCATCAGGAAGACACAGGGGAGGAGTCCGGAGTGTTCAGAGACAAGTGTTGGCGGGAGCCAGTGCTGAGATTCAGAGTGGCGGAAGTGTGTATAGAGATCCCCATTCCTACAGGGTGCCTCTCAGCATCTGTCCCTTCAGCGGCCTGCAGGGTGACTTTCTCCCCGTAGCATATTCTGCACGATGAGATCCTACCTGAGCTGACCGTACCCATTGAGCTGGCCCAGGACcttctgctctctctgcctcagcaACTTGATGACAGTGCCCTGAGAGACCTGTTCAACTGCTACATCTACAGGAAGTATGGCCCTGAAGCTCTGGCAGGGCAGCTAGGTTACCCATATCTGCTAGATGCCCAGCAAGATGTATTCCTGTTCAAAGCGGAGGCCCGGCCTCAGGGATCTGAAGGTGCGGCTAGTGCAGAAGGTGGGTGCCTTCAGGAAGGTGTCCTCGCAAGGGTGTCTCTGCCAACTGTTGTGCCATCATGTGTGAAAGACATATCCTACCCAGAATCccatgtgtgcgagtgtgtgtgtatacacaaaagGACAACTACTGATGTTACTACTCAGCTACcatttatctttctatttattttagttttattctaGCCAGGGgttggtggcacgtgcctttagaggcagaggcaagcaggtctctgagtttgaggccagtctgttctacagagtgaattccagaacagccagggctacacagaaaccctctctcaaaaaaataccaagcaaacaaaaaaaaaaaaaaacaaacctcttaATATACACTGCGTCTGTGTACGGTGTGCACGCAGTGACCACCacggccagaagacagcatcggATCTCCTGGGGTtcaacagatggttgtgagctgccacatgggtgctgggaattgaacctggatcctctggaagaacagccacatTGATCCATATCTCTCCAgcgccaccccccccccttttcttccctGGTTCTTGCCAAATAGGCTAACTGGTCAGCAAAGCCCAGGTGGCACTCATCTCCACCTATTACgtcctggaattacaagcatgaatTGCCATGTTTTTTCTGTAAGATTTTATTCatggttatatgtatatgtgggggtatacatgtgtgtgcaggtatccTAGGAGTCaaatgagggtgtcagatacttggaactggagttacaggtggtcatgAGCTGCCTGACACGGGTACTGGGAACTGGTCAATTCTTACCACACACCCCTGTTCCTGTAGCCAAAGAACCCCCGTCTCAGAGTGCCAGCCCTGCCCTGCAGCATCTGGTAGAGGGCTTGGGCCCATCCGGGAAGCTCCTTGTGAATCTGGAGAGAGCCCTGAGCTCTGAGACTCCCCAGGAAGACGAGGTCAAACCATGCCTGCTGCAGCTTCAGCGGCAGCCGCAGCCCTTCCTGACACTAATGCAGAGCCTGGACACTCCGGCCACCAACAAGGCCTTGCACCTGGCTGTGCTGAGGTGAGGGGCTGAGCGGGGCGGGTTTGGGAACAGGAGCGCCTCAGGCCGGGCCAACTCCGTATCTCTGTGCTTTCCCACTCCTGTCGCCCTCAGAATCCTGACAAAGCTGGTGAAGTTCCCTGAGGCGCTGCTGCTACCCTGGCATGAGGCCATGGATGCCTGCATGGCCTGCCTTCGGTCCCCCAATACTGACCGAGAGGTAAGcctgtctcactctgtagagatCTGGAGGGGGAGACAGCAGTGATGCCGATGTCTCGGGCGAGGCCTGGGGGCACAGCAGAGCCTTTGTGCTCTTGGGttaagttttgcttttaaaatgaaattttatctttttaaataggAAATACATTCACAAAGCTCacaaatcaaaatcaaacaagGTATTCATTGAGAATGTTGACTGTCTACCTAATTTCTGTTTCCTCAGTGTCCCTCACCACACTCCTGCTGGTAACATACCTGTATTAATCTGTATGCCCATCCTGTGCTTCCTTGTGCAAATGGAAACAAGAGCTCCAGCGGCTCCTttaagaggaaggggagggggctggagagatggcttgtaggttgagagcacttgttgcttttgtggaggacccaggttcagttcccagcaccaacatggcagttcacaaccatctgtaactccagttccacgggacCAGACACTCACGgagtaatatatacatacactcaggcaaaccgtcacacacataaataaacttttaaaagaggAAGGGGAGTGAAGGAGGCAGAATTTTCTACAGGAAGTTCTGGGTATAGAAGACTTCAGCAGGTCAGAGGTCGGGGTGTTAGTGAGTGCCCCAAGTTTTCCAAGCCACAATTACTGCGGGTCCACAAGTTCAggccttctctgtttccttcggGCCCCCTAAAGCATCCGGGCTGGGGCCTAGTTCTTGGGAGCCACACCTAAATCAAAAGAACCTAGGGTTCTCTGGACCTGTTCCCCACATACTCACTGGGCcagaatggggaggggagggggcgaGCAGGCTCTTCCCCTGGGTTTGTAACTTGATTCTCTAACTCCACCTGACTTTTGTGCCTCTCCTGTCTTGTCACTTTCTGCCACACTCGGCCTTGCTCAGCCCCTGGCACAGAGTGGGCATGTACCACCGCAGCTGTCCACGTAGCCCATACTCCCCTCTTCATCCTCTGCTCCCTCACACCCCCTCCCAGGTACTCCAAGAACTCATCTTTTTCCTGCACCGCCTGACCTCTGCGAGCCGGGACTATGCGGTGATACTAAACCAGCTGGGAGCCAGAGACGCCATCTCCAAGGCCCTGGAGAAGCACCTGGGGAAACTGGAGTTGGCTCAGGAGCTGCGGGACATGGTGTTCAAGTGTGAGAAGCATGCCCACCTCTACCGGAAACTCACCACCAACATCCTGGGTGGCTGTATCCAGGTCAGGAGAAAGGGCAGGGTGAGGTTGTGGTTCTGAGCTGCAGAAGAACGTGgatcctgagcagtggcagggggaagggagggaatagAAAGAGGCTTGAGCAAGCCTGGGGACATCCGTTCCCTTACTGTTTCACCTTTCCTCCACCTGCATTTGCGTGAGTCTCGTGTCCCTCCATGCACCCATCTTTCTCTGCTGTTCCGGCTCCAGATGGTCCTGGGCCAGATTGAAGACCACAGACGAACCCACCGGCCCATCCAAATCCCTTTCTTTGATGTGTTCCTCAGATATCTGTGCCAGGGTTAGTGTCTGTCTCTGAACTGTTTAACATCAGCCATGTTCCCCTCTATACCGACCTGACTGAGACCTTCACCCCCTCCCACTTCTTCCTAGGCTCcagtgaggaaagaaagaaagacaagtacTGGGAGAAAATGGAGGTGTCCTCCAACCCTCACCGGGCCAGCAAGCTGATAGACCGCAACCCCAAGACCTACTGGGAGTCCAGCGGCAGTGCCGGCTCCCACTCCATCACCTTGCACATGCGCCAAGGTGTCCTCATCAGGTAGTGAGCGAGCCCGAGCCACTTGGGCCTGAGTGCAGACATGACAGGATCCAGTTCCCATCGgttcttcttcccccctcccagGCAGCTGACTCTCCTGGTGGCTGGTGAGGACTCCAGTTACATGCCAGCCTTGGTGGTGGTGTGCGGGGGTGACAGCATCAACTCCGTTAACACGGAACTCAATGCGGTAGGGATCCTTATGCCATTGGCCCACCCTTTGCAGGATCTCTCCTCCTGCCCCATTCTAAACTCCTAACTCCTCCCACCCATCACGTGCAAACTAGAGTCTGGCATCCTTGAGCCTGTGCAATGGCATTAGCCATGGAGCGGTGGGAGTAGCATTAAGCCTCTTTGTCAGGAGCCCATGTCCCCAGGTGGAGAAGGGCAAGAGGGTAGAACTGATGTGGTTGTTCTTAGAGTTTCATCTACACACATGGAGGTGACAGCCCTCTCTGCCACTCACCAGGTGAACGTGATGCCCTATGCCAGCCGGGTAATCCTTCTGGAGAACTTGACACGGTTCTGGCCCATCATCCAGATCCGCATAAAGCGCTGTCAGCAGGTGGgactggggtgtggggagtggctCCCGGGTACAGGTCTCTGAGCCCCAGCATACAAGGATAAAACCCAGGTCTCTATCGCCAAACTACCTCGCACCAGCCCTGAACCTTGATTCCTCTATAGATCTTGAATCTGGGTCTGGGGTAGTTCAAGGGGTGAAGCTTGAAGTGTAATCCACCCAGCCTATCTCAAGGAGGGTGTGGGGCCAGCAAAAACAGGTCTCGTATGCAACAGGGCGGCATTGACACACGCATCCGGGGACTGGAGGTCCTGGGCCCCAAGCCCACCTTCTGGCCAGTATTTCGGGAGCAGCTGTGCCGGCACACCCGCCTCTTCTATATGGTTCGGGCACAAGCATGGAGCCAGGACATAGCAGAGGATCGCCGGAGCCTCCTGCACCTGAGTTCTAGGTACGCAAgagcttgtgtgtgtctgtgtggaaggTCAGGTTCGGGAAATGAATTGTAGGTGGGGTTCTTAGGATGTCATGAGATAGATCTAGTCTAGGGCTTGGGATGGTCAAAGCCTTCTGAGGTGTGGGGCTGATGGGAGAGGGACTTCTGAGGGCTGGAGTGGCATCCCCTGGCAGGGCAGGGCTCTTCTGGAATACTGAGTTGGGAGCTGGGCTGGCTGCTAGGATGCACActgagtaaggtaagccagaAGGCCTGcacctccttcttctccccagacTAAATGGGGCTCTGCGCCAGGAGCAGAACTTTGCTGATCGCTTCCTCCCTGATGACGAGGCCGCCCAAGCACTGGGCAAGACCTGCTGGGAGGCCCTGGTCAGCCCGCTGGTGCAGAACATCACCTCTCCTGGTAACCACCCCACAGTACCGCCCACTGCAGGGCAAACCCTGCTCATCAGCTCCTCCTCACCAGAGAAACACCTGGCTTCGGCTCTGCCCTTAGGCTGTTGTCACCTTTGTCCCCTTTTTTTCCAGCCAGGACTGCTCCTATACCCGTGTCCTCTGTCTGGTTGTTCTTTGTCCCTTGTTCAGCTCAACATCTCCTCTTTCCCAGAGTCAAGCcatcctttgctttgtttttcctcaaCCTCCAGACGAGGACAGCACCAGCTCTCTGGGGTGGCTGCTGGATCAGTACCTGGAGTGCCGGGACGCAGCCCACAACCCCCAGAGCCGCGCGGCGGCTTTCTCCTCCCGGGTTCGCCGTCTCACCCACTTGCTGGTTCACGTGGAGCCTTGTGAGGCAGCAGCTCCAGTGGTGGCCATCCCTCAGCCCAGTGAGTGCTCGGATTCCAGCAGGAGCCTCCACCCAGCTCATGAGCCCCGAGATTGTCCCCCTCATGCCTACAAGCTCAGTCTGCCCCATCTTCCATTTGCCACCCCATCCAGGAAGGTCACTTTGAGGGACAGCCTGTTGGGAAAGGCCTCAGGACTTGTCCTCAGGGATCTGAGGGTCTGTCAGCCCTGACTCTGCCATTTCTCTGTCTCCGTAGAGGGCAGAAATAGAAGCCATGACTGGAGCTCCTTGGCCACGCGGGGCCTTCCGAGCAGCATCATGAGAAACCTGACCCGCTGCTGGCGGGCTGTGGTGGAGGAACAGGTGGGCCGCAACAAGTGTGGCGTTGGGGGCGGGGCGCTCTCACAGCTCCATTTTGGCTGCCCCTTCATGCTCCTGCCCCTTCCTTTCAGGTGAACAACTTTCTGACCTCATCTTGGAGGGACGATGACTTTGTGCCACGCTATTGCGAACTTTTTTATAAGCTGCAGAAGTCGAGCTCTGAACTGTTTGGGCCACGAGCAGCCTTTTTGCTAGCGATGCAGAATGGCTGTGCTGATGCCTTGCTGAGGCTCCCGTTCCTCAGAGCTGCCCATGTAAGCTCCTCCCTTACCTcatccacttctcttcctctcagctttctcctgcctccccagagTGGACCTCAGTCTCGATGCTGTGATCAGCAGTAGTTGTATAAGGCTATATATTGAAAACTAGGAAAAAATCATTACATGTACCATGTTaaaagataggtaggtaggtaggtaggtaggtaggtaggtagatagataaatagatagatgagagatggatagatagatgatggatggatagatagatagatagatagatagatagatagatagatagatagatagatacatgacaGAGTCTCAACTTGTACCTCTGGTTCTGGCTGAcctcctggccttgaactcagaggtcagcCTGTCTATGTgttccaagtactggaattaaatgtgtgagctaccacacccagcattttctttcttttttttttaaaagatttatttattaatgtatacaacattctgcctccatgtatgcccacacaccagaggagggcaccagatctcattacagatggttgttagtcaccgtatgattgctgggaattgaactcaggacctctggaagagcagccagggctcttaaccgctgagccatctctccagcccccacacccaGCATTTTCAAAGGTCcacgtagcccaggttagccttaaattcactgtgtagcctaagAATGACTTagaacctggcagtggtggcacacacctttaatcccagcactcaggaggcagagacaagccaggtctacaaagcaagtgccaggacagactccaaagttccacagagaaaccctgtctcgaaaaacaaacaaaaagaatgacttAAAGCCTCTGCTCCTCCTGCTtgtttgagtgctggaattttagGCCTGGACCATTATACCTGTGCTTCTTCATCCTGATTCTACCCCAGTACCTCCTCAAAGGAGGGTGGACGCAGGTGGTGCTCACCCATTCCtgccttctccccttctcactcaTCACTGACTCACTCACTTGTGGTTTTCCTGTGCTCTCCACGCAGGTGACTGAGCAGTTTGCTCGGCACATTGACCAGCGGATCCAAGGCAGTCGGATGGGTGGAGCCCGGGGAATGGAGATGCTGGCACAATTGCAGCGGTGCCTGGAGTCTGTCCTGATTTTCTCTAGCCTGGAGATAGCCACCACCTTTGAGTATTACTACCGGTGAGTTTAGATCCGTTGAGTGGGATGTGGAGGAGGTAGGTTGTCTGCTGGGCGGGAGGGCCTGAGTCTGAGATACAGGCAGGCAAGAGTGAAAACCTGGGCCAAGCTGGCCCACTGAGACCTGGCCCGACTGTGTGTGCTGCAGGCATTACATGGCTGACCGTCTCCTGAGCGTAGGCTCGAGCTGGCTGGAGGGAGCTGTGATGGAGCAGAttggcctctgcttccccaacCGCCTCCCCCAACTGATGCTGCAGAGCCTGAACATCTCAGAGGAGCTGCAGCGCCAGTTCCACGTCTACCAGCTCCAGCAGCTGGATCAGGAGCTCCTGAAGCTGGAAGACACGGAAAAGAAGATACAGGTGTGTTTGGGGAAGGGACGAGCAGGGCAGAGATAGGAGGAGGCCTTCAGCGTTTGTGAACCTTATTTCCTTTCAGGTGGCCCATGAGGACAGTGGCAAGGAGCAGAAGAGCGAGAAGGAAGACACAGCTAGGGAGAGAGCAGCTGTGGCTatggcagaagaggaggaggaggaagatgaggaagaggaggaggaagacgaggaaggggaagaggagctgTATTATGAAGGGACAATGCCAGAAGTGTGTGTGCTTGTCCTGTCTCCACGCTACTGGCCTGTCTCCTCCGTCTGCCACATACTCAATCCTACAACATGCCTGCCCTCGTATCTGAAGGGGACCTTAAACCACTACTCCAACTTCTACAGCAAGAGTAAGCAACTGGGAAGAGGGCTGGGCTTTGGGGACAGGGTGGGCTACTAAAGGGACCTGGAGCTGGGGTAGGAGCTGAAGCTAGAAGCCTGTGTGGCTACAAACATGGCATCCCAGTGTGCCATCATGGCAAGGGGTACAGGATAGAAGAGAGAAGATTCCCTTATGGGGACAGGATGGATCTGAGGGAAAATGGAGGAGGTTTAAGTTTTAGCTGGAAATGGGGCTGCTGTTGGAATCCAGACCCCAGGAACATCTGTGGGAATTAGGGAGCTAGAGGAAGAAGACTTTTAAGACAGGCCACAAAAAAGGGCTTTAAGAGTGAGTgtgtggccaggcatggtggagtacaccattaatcccagaactctggcgGCAGAATCAAATGGATCTCTTAAGAGTTTGagtctagccgggcggtggtggcgcacgcctttaatcccagcactcgggaggcagaggcaggcggatctctgagagttcgaggccagcctggtctacaagagctagttccaagacagactccaaaagctacagagaaaccctgtctcgggggaaaaaaaaaagagtttgagtctagcctgatCTGCGTAGCGAGTTctgagccagccagagctacttagggagaccccatctcaaaagcaGAACCTAAAAGTGGGCGTGTGCTCCTCCCGCAAGGTCACATGCACTCAGGTGAGACTCTACactgggcagcagcagcaggtgaaGAGCAGGGATCTCCAGGAGTCCCAGACAAGCGGGACAAGCCTCCCTAACTCGGGGACATtgtctctaaaacaaagaaaCCTGGTTGGCACAGACTGGCATAAACTGGCACCTTGACACTCAGGGCTCTTAAGGGAAGCTGAGATCAGGAGCCACCATTCCCAGAAGGCCTGCCTAGGGTTGCGCACTGCAGAGATCAGCAAGGCGAAGCTTGACTGATGGTGCAcggcccctcccttccctttcttccatcccCTCCCCTGGCACTTCTCCAGGTCAGAGCCACCCCGTCTCAGAGAAAGGTGAACAGAGACGACTGCAGTGGACCTGGCAGGGCCGGGCAGAAGTGCAGTTTGGTGACCAGCTTCTCCATGTGTCCACAGTGCAGATGTGGCTGCTGCTGTATTTCAACGACGTAAAGGTGGCCTGTCCCGTCTTACTCACTTTGTGCCCCGTCTTCCGTTCCTTTGCCCCCATCGTCCCCAGCTCACCCCTGGGGGAGGCCCTGAGTGCTTCCCACATCTTCTCAGGTGTTGTCTGTGGAGAGCCTGCTGGCGCTCTCGGAGCTCCCTCCAGATGTGCTTCATCGGGCAATTGGGTCCCTCACCTCCTCAAGAGGCCCCTTGGACCTTCAGGAGCAGAAAGACGTACCGGGAGGTATGCACTCGGGGGCCAAGGAAACTGTTCTGAGCCAGGGACAGGCTTCTCAGGGCCCTCCCCAACCAAGTGACCAATGTTTATTTCAGGAGTGCTCAAGATTCGAGACGACAGTGAGGAACCCAGGCCAAGGAGGGGCAATGTGTGGCTCATCCCACCTCAGACGTACCTGAGAGCTGAAGATGAAGAGGGCCGGAACTTGGAGAAGAGACGGAATCTTCTAAATTGCCTTGTTGTCCGAATCCTCAAGGCTCATGGGGATGAGGGCTTGCACATCGACCAGCTTGTCTGTCTGGTAAGCAGGGTGGGTATGGCCATGAGGTGCCACCCTTGATCTGCTAGTGACTGGCATGGAGGACAGACAGCTCTGTGGTTTTGACCTGTTATTTCCTCTCCCATCTCAGGTGCTGGAAGCCTGGCAGAAAGGCCCATGTCCTCCCAGGGGCTTGGTCAGTAGCCTTGGCAAGGGAGCTGTGTGCAGCAGCACGGATGTCCTCTCCTGCATCCTGCACCTCCTGGGCAAGGGCACACTGAGACGCCATGACGACCGGCCACAGAGGCTGTTCTATGCGGTCCCTACAACTGTGATGGAGCCGCACACCGAGTCCCTGAACCCTGGCTCTTCAGGTCCCAATCCACCCCTCACCTTCCACACCCTGCAAATCCGCTCCCGGGGAGTCCCTTAT
The nucleotide sequence above comes from Microtus pennsylvanicus isolate mMicPen1 chromosome 7, mMicPen1.hap1, whole genome shotgun sequence. Encoded proteins:
- the Cul7 gene encoding cullin-7 isoform X1 translates to MVGELRYREFRVPLGPGLHAYPDELIRQRVGHDGHPEYQIRWLVLRRGDDGDGDSSQVDCKAEHILLWMSDDEIYANCHKMLGEDGQVIGPSQESAEAGTLDKSVLGEMETDVKSLIQRALRQLQECVDTAPPAPLLHTVHVLSAYASIEPLTGVFKDPRVLDLLMHMLRSPDYQIRWSAGRMIQALSSHDAGEGQFGEEGRTGEGLGRLRDSQHTVTGASDLIRTRTQILLSLSQQEAIEKHLDFDSRCALLALFAQATLAEHPMSFEGVQLPQVPGRLLFSLVKRYLHVTFLLDQLNGTAGEKRAKNNSVPKESNAGRGRLELEFSMAMGTLISELVQAMRWDWASSRSGKLARSPSSIFQPQPTDASSEFSRPHTQLIRRSRRFRPRTEFASGNTYALYVRDMLQPGMRVRMLDNYEEITAGDEGEFRQSNSGVPPVQVLWESTGRTYWVHWHMLEILGFEEDIEVVVETAEYPGAVVSGALGVAPPSRHWKPITELFALPYVVPEEEDTEESEHLTQAEWWELLFFIKKLSAADRQQVVQLLQDNVDGEHILHDEILPELTVPIELAQDLLLSLPQQLDDSALRDLFNCYIYRKYGPEALAGQLGYPYLLDAQQDVFLFKAEARPQGSEGAASAEAKEPPSQSASPALQHLVEGLGPSGKLLVNLERALSSETPQEDEVKPCLLQLQRQPQPFLTLMQSLDTPATNKALHLAVLRILTKLVKFPEALLLPWHEAMDACMACLRSPNTDREVLQELIFFLHRLTSASRDYAVILNQLGARDAISKALEKHLGKLELAQELRDMVFKCEKHAHLYRKLTTNILGGCIQMVLGQIEDHRRTHRPIQIPFFDVFLRYLCQGSSEERKKDKYWEKMEVSSNPHRASKLIDRNPKTYWESSGSAGSHSITLHMRQGVLIRQLTLLVAGEDSSYMPALVVVCGGDSINSVNTELNAVNVMPYASRVILLENLTRFWPIIQIRIKRCQQGGIDTRIRGLEVLGPKPTFWPVFREQLCRHTRLFYMVRAQAWSQDIAEDRRSLLHLSSRLNGALRQEQNFADRFLPDDEAAQALGKTCWEALVSPLVQNITSPDEDSTSSLGWLLDQYLECRDAAHNPQSRAAAFSSRVRRLTHLLVHVEPCEAAAPVVAIPQPKGRNRSHDWSSLATRGLPSSIMRNLTRCWRAVVEEQVNNFLTSSWRDDDFVPRYCELFYKLQKSSSELFGPRAAFLLAMQNGCADALLRLPFLRAAHVTEQFARHIDQRIQGSRMGGARGMEMLAQLQRCLESVLIFSSLEIATTFEYYYRHYMADRLLSVGSSWLEGAVMEQIGLCFPNRLPQLMLQSLNISEELQRQFHVYQLQQLDQELLKLEDTEKKIQVAHEDSGKEQKSEKEDTARERAAVAMAEEEEEEDEEEEEEDEEGEEELYYEGTMPEVCVLVLSPRYWPVSSVCHILNPTTCLPSYLKGTLNHYSNFYSKSQSHPVSEKGEQRRLQWTWQGRAEVQFGDQLLHVSTVQMWLLLYFNDVKVLSVESLLALSELPPDVLHRAIGSLTSSRGPLDLQEQKDVPGGVLKIRDDSEEPRPRRGNVWLIPPQTYLRAEDEEGRNLEKRRNLLNCLVVRILKAHGDEGLHIDQLVCLVLEAWQKGPCPPRGLVSSLGKGAVCSSTDVLSCILHLLGKGTLRRHDDRPQRLFYAVPTTVMEPHTESLNPGSSGPNPPLTFHTLQIRSRGVPYASCTGTQSFSTFR
- the Cul7 gene encoding cullin-7 isoform X2 gives rise to the protein MVGELRYREFRVPLGPGLHAYPDELIRQRVGHDGHPEYQIRWLVLRRGDDGDGDSSQVDCKAEHILLWMSDDEIYANCHKMLGEDGQVIGPSQESAEAGTLDKSVLGEMETDVKSLIQRALRQLQECVDTAPPAPLLHTVHVLSAYASIEPLTGVFKDPRVLDLLMHMLRSPDYQIRWSAGRMIQALSSHDAGEGQFGEEGRTGEGLGRLRDSQHTVTGASDLIRTRTQILLSLSQQEAIEKHLDFDSRCALLALFAQATLAEHPMSFEGVQLPQVPGRLLFSLVKRYLHVTFLLDQLNGTAGEKRAKNNSVPKESNAGRGRLELEFSMAMGTLISELVQAMRWDWASSRSGKLARSPSSIFQPQPTDASSEFSRPHTQLIRRSRRFRPRTEFASGNTYALYVRDMLQPGMRVRMLDNYEEITAGDEGEFRQSNSGVPPVQVLWESTGRTYWVHWHMLEILGFEEDIEVVVETAEYPGAVVSGALGVAPPSRHWKPITELFALPYVVPEEEDTEESEHLTQAEWWELLFFIKKLSAADRQQVVQLLQDNVDGEHILHDEILPELTVPIELAQDLLLSLPQQLDDSALRDLFNCYIYRKYGPEALAGQLGYPYLLDAQQDVFLFKAEARPQGSEGAASAEAKEPPSQSASPALQHLVEGLGPSGKLLVNLERALSSETPQEDEVKPCLLQLQRQPQPFLTLMQSLDTPATNKALHLAVLRILTKLVKFPEALLLPWHEAMDACMACLRSPNTDREVLQELIFFLHRLTSASRDYAVILNQLGARDAISKALEKHLGKLELAQELRDMVFKCEKHAHLYRKLTTNILGGCIQMVLGQIEDHRRTHRPIQIPFFDVFLRYLCQGSSEERKKDKYWEKMEVSSNPHRASKLIDRNPKTYWESSGSAGSHSITLHMRQGVLIRQLTLLVAGEDSSYMPALVVVCGGDSINSVNTELNAVNVMPYASRVILLENLTRFWPIIQIRIKRCQQGGIDTRIRGLEVLGPKPTFWPVFREQLCRHTRLFYMVRAQAWSQDIAEDRRSLLHLSSRLNGALRQEQNFADRFLPDDEAAQALGKTCWEALVSPLVQNITSPDEDSTSSLGWLLDQYLECRDAAHNPQSRAAAFSSRVRRLTHLLVHVEPCEAAAPVVAIPQPKGRNRSHDWSSLATRGLPSSIMRNLTRCWRAVVEEQVNNFLTSSWRDDDFVPRYCELFYKLQKSSSELFGPRAAFLLAMQNGCADALLRLPFLRAAHVTEQFARHIDQRIQGSRMGGARGMEMLAQLQRCLESVLIFSSLEIATTFEYYYRHYMADRLLSVGSSWLEGAVMEQIGLCFPNRLPQLMLQSLNISEELQRQFHVYQLQQLDQELLKLEDTEKKIQVAHEDSGKEQKSEKEDTARERAAVAMAEEEEEEDEEEEEEDEEGEEELYYEGTMPEVCVLVLSPRYWPVSSVCHILNPTTCLPSYLKGTLNHYSNFYSKSQSHPVSEKGEQRRLQWTWQGRAEVQFGDQLLHVSTVQMWLLLYFNDVKVLSVESLLALSELPPDVLHRAIGSLTSSRGPLDLQEQKDVPGGVLKIRDDSEEPRPRRGNVWLIPPQTYLRAEDEEGRNLEKRRNLLNCLVVRILKAHGDEGLHIDQLVCLVLEAWQKGPCPPRGLVSSLGKGAVCSSTDVLSCILHLLGKGTLRRHDDRPQRLFYAVPTTVMEPHTESLNPGSSGPNPPLTFHTLQIRSRGVPYASCTGTQSFSTFR
- the Cul7 gene encoding cullin-7 isoform X3 produces the protein MVGELRYREFRVPLGPGLHAYPDELIRQRVGHDGHPEYQIRWLVLRRGDDGDGDSSQVDCKAEHILLWMSDDEIYANCHKMLGEDGQVIGPSQESAEAGTLDKSVLGEMETDVKSLIQRALRQLQECVDTAPPAPLLHTVHVLSAYASIEPLTGVFKDPRVLDLLMHMLRSPDYQIRWSAGRMIQALSSHDAGTRTQILLSLSQQEAIEKHLDFDSRCALLALFAQATLAEHPMSFEGVQLPQVPGRLLFSLVKRYLHVTFLLDQLNGTAGEKRAKNNSVPKESNAGRGRLELEFSMAMGTLISELVQAMRWDWASSRSGKLARSPSSIFQPQPTDASSEFSRPHTQLIRRSRRFRPRTEFASGNTYALYVRDMLQPGMRVRMLDNYEEITAGDEGEFRQSNSGVPPVQVLWESTGRTYWVHWHMLEILGFEEDIEVVVETAEYPGAVVSGALGVAPPSRHWKPITELFALPYVVPEEEDTEESEHLTQAEWWELLFFIKKLSAADRQQVVQLLQDNVDGEHILHDEILPELTVPIELAQDLLLSLPQQLDDSALRDLFNCYIYRKYGPEALAGQLGYPYLLDAQQDVFLFKAEARPQGSEGAASAEAKEPPSQSASPALQHLVEGLGPSGKLLVNLERALSSETPQEDEVKPCLLQLQRQPQPFLTLMQSLDTPATNKALHLAVLRILTKLVKFPEALLLPWHEAMDACMACLRSPNTDREVLQELIFFLHRLTSASRDYAVILNQLGARDAISKALEKHLGKLELAQELRDMVFKCEKHAHLYRKLTTNILGGCIQMVLGQIEDHRRTHRPIQIPFFDVFLRYLCQGSSEERKKDKYWEKMEVSSNPHRASKLIDRNPKTYWESSGSAGSHSITLHMRQGVLIRQLTLLVAGEDSSYMPALVVVCGGDSINSVNTELNAVNVMPYASRVILLENLTRFWPIIQIRIKRCQQGGIDTRIRGLEVLGPKPTFWPVFREQLCRHTRLFYMVRAQAWSQDIAEDRRSLLHLSSRLNGALRQEQNFADRFLPDDEAAQALGKTCWEALVSPLVQNITSPDEDSTSSLGWLLDQYLECRDAAHNPQSRAAAFSSRVRRLTHLLVHVEPCEAAAPVVAIPQPKGRNRSHDWSSLATRGLPSSIMRNLTRCWRAVVEEQVNNFLTSSWRDDDFVPRYCELFYKLQKSSSELFGPRAAFLLAMQNGCADALLRLPFLRAAHVTEQFARHIDQRIQGSRMGGARGMEMLAQLQRCLESVLIFSSLEIATTFEYYYRHYMADRLLSVGSSWLEGAVMEQIGLCFPNRLPQLMLQSLNISEELQRQFHVYQLQQLDQELLKLEDTEKKIQVAHEDSGKEQKSEKEDTARERAAVAMAEEEEEEDEEEEEEDEEGEEELYYEGTMPEVCVLVLSPRYWPVSSVCHILNPTTCLPSYLKGTLNHYSNFYSKSQSHPVSEKGEQRRLQWTWQGRAEVQFGDQLLHVSTVQMWLLLYFNDVKVLSVESLLALSELPPDVLHRAIGSLTSSRGPLDLQEQKDVPGGVLKIRDDSEEPRPRRGNVWLIPPQTYLRAEDEEGRNLEKRRNLLNCLVVRILKAHGDEGLHIDQLVCLVLEAWQKGPCPPRGLVSSLGKGAVCSSTDVLSCILHLLGKGTLRRHDDRPQRLFYAVPTTVMEPHTESLNPGSSGPNPPLTFHTLQIRSRGVPYASCTGTQSFSTFR